The nucleotide sequence TTGCACTTTGAAAAAGTTACACAAAAACTGCCCATTTTATCACACATATCTGGAGAAGAATAATATCACAGAAATCATCCTGCATTGATTGTCACATGGGGAAGGAAAATCAATTTCTGACATGATCTCTCacttgtgtgtgtgtgagagagagaatcCTTTCTTTTCTACCAAGACTCAGATCATCAGGTTGGCATATCAAACTCTAAGGTTCCAATTTCTGTGTGCTGGAAACTTCCTATGCAATTCCTGTGCATTGCGTAACACATTTTGACTTCCTTTTTAGTAGCAGAAACCATTGTTGTAAGACTATCTTCTTATTTAATGGACACAACttgctgtttgaagcatatatctaACCAGCAACAACACCTACTAAATCAGGTTTCACTGCTTTCAAGAAAGCAGCAATCAAAACATATCAGCTGAAAGAGTTGTTTAGATCATACCATACATGTAAACACCAGTAGATGAATATAATTTAGTTCAAAGAGTACTCTTCACCTGAAGGAATTCCCCACTGTGAAGCATGTTCAGGTAAAACTCGCATGAAAAGCTTGCAAGAATGAAAGCTCCTTAATGCTCTGTGTTATCTACAAACTTACAGCCTCCCACTAAATGTAGATTTCAAGCAAGTTATATAAATATAATGTCCGGTGTAAAATGCAGGGTATAATCTTATACAACTACTCAACACTTTTGATTCTTTGCTTTTAATGTATAGAAAGTCAATTCAGGTCTTAAATGCATTAACGTGATGGCTGTTCTTACCTATGGCAGCATGAACTTGCTAGTGAGAAAAGAGGACATTTGCACTTGATAATGAAAGCATATGCAAAACTGATTTGTAGCCAAGTCTAGCAAGCAAGCTACAGCTTCATATGGGTGGTCAGTGGACATGAAACTTATCTGagaagcatggaggagtttgacttCCCTTAAATAAAGGCATGAATGATCCATTTCTTGGAATAGATAATACAAGGTTTGGGCATAGACAAATAAAGAGCTAATATCTTACATGCTACTTTCCAAGACAAATATCAGTCAGCCTGACAACCACACATTCCCCTATCTTGTTTCAGTATAGCAGCAGAATCAATGAGTTTATCTCTTCTTTCTGACAGGAAATTAACAAGCTTCCAGTGATCAACTTTACGAGAGAGGCTATTGGGTGGGATTCTTTGATATAAGTAGTTGCATAGAAGATTTGCAGATTCATTCTCTGGTACCAAAATTGATGATAATTCTCCACTCTGTTTCATCTGGAAAAATAAATCATGCAATAATTGTAAGAGACCAATCCAGTGATCAAGAACTCTTGATCTTCTCTCTTTGTTATAACACCAGCATCAGCTCAGCCATTCCTACAAGAAGCCATGGAAAATAGCTTGAGGTTTAGTCCATAGGAAATGAAACTCCTtataagtaattatttttttggttACATGATTGCTCTTGCAGATATTTGTTCAAGCCATATTTCATTTCCTATTTCCTGCTAGACTTTATTCCATGATCTATATGACCCATAAGAAGTACCTCTTTAAtagagatccacttgcaactctgAAGATTCATGAAAGCAAATGTTGCTTTCATCCACCATGCATTTTTCTAATATAACAATAATATATACCTGAGATGGATTCTGCATTCTGAATGTAGAAGGATATTATTACTTTGTTATGATCAAATTGTTTTGACTTGGCACATACAGTTGAACTTTTCAAACACAATTTGGCAACACAGAATGCAAACAAATGTAGATAGACATGGAATCTTTCATCTTTGTGAAGTTGTGGATTGTAAGATCCAAGTCTTTCCTCAACCAACATGACATCCATGATCTTTGAATAACATGAAATACGTGAGGTAATTGCCATCTTCCCATGCTCCTCTTATTCCTGAGCTGAACACAAACCACCATTCTCTTGCCTTGGAAAACTCCAAAGTCAAGCCTCAGATTCATGACAAAACAACAAACATGAATCTAATATAAGTGTCTAGAACTTATCTTTCTACAATGATATCTAGTGCTGAGACCAATGCCAACAGAAAAAAAATGGAAGACAATTCAAAGCTAACAAACATAAAGCCTTCTTTTATGTCTCATCACGCTGTCGATTAGCCTCATCGAGGAGGCATGTCATATTTAATCTGAGGGAATGTCTTGGGATCTCAGTTAAGGATTAATTAGCTGCAATTGGCCTTTAGTCAACCTGCATCAATCTATAAGAGGGTGGAGACTTCAATATGATTCTGCCGAAACATTCATACTTTATGAATCCAGATTGTGTTATTCTGCCTCAGCCATCAGATGTGCCAAGCAGAATTGGAGAGATGAGCTCAATCTCttataaaaaatgtaaaattGACAGAAAACAGACTTATTTAGATGATTTTTGCATCAGTTTGACCATCTTTGTGCTTAAATATGGGTTTGGAAATCCACACAAGGATCCATTGCAACTGCTACAAAATGTATCATATTTTGACAGTCGAAGCAAATTTGAGTTCCTTTAGGTAACAAATTCTTCCTATGAGTTATATTGGTGAGTCTCTTTCGATATCTATATCAAGCatcaaatatatgatttcaaTTGATGGCGTAGAGGTCTACATCTTTTGGCATACCTTCAAAAAGAAGTGCATTCTCAGGTAAGGATATTTCTTTTTAGTCAAAAGCTAATTAGTTCTTGGGCTTCTTCTAGAGTTATTAGGCTTTGTTTAACCCAAAGCTTTAGATCTCAGGAGAAATAGTTGCAGCTGCATCTACTCATCGTCTCCACAACTGCAATTAGAGCACTCTCTCAGCTTAGGAGAAGAACTACCACAATGCAAGATGCAGCAGCATGTCTTTCTTATAGCTGCATGGTAGTAATCTGTGCGCAGGACCTAAAAATTCAGAATTGCTTCTCATCTGTGAGAACACCAATGAATGTTTCTAAAGATGTGCTCATCATCATCAGAAAATAAACATTTTCACTACAGAATCACAGTTTACTAAAAGTCATCTCCTTTTCTAGCTCTGGAACCCAATCAAAATCTCATGGATGATGAGTTGACTTTGGTGTAGAACTACATAAAGGTTCGATTTAAGATAGCATACCCAAGTGGTCGTTGAGGTGATTGGAGAGCCCATCAACTCCTTCCCTTCTCAAATGGTCATTCCTTTTgccttgatgctataaacaaatggccctctctctctatctctctcccaTCTCTCTTTCATCCTCATTGTTTCTGTTGGCTAGTTGAGAACCCCAAGAATCCATCCAAAATAAAAGAAATGAAGGGAAAGATATTTAATGCACTGATCATTGCATAAAGTGCACTGGAAGCAACAAATTGGGAAGAGATCTGACACAAGTGTTCTGGTCTGCATCAATACAAATAGTATCAGTGCAGCTGCTCTTATACAGGCTGAAACCTAGAAGAACTACATGTGGGTTGGGCTGGTTAACCTGGAACAAGCTCCATTAGCTACTGCAGGAAGATGGTGAGGGTTCATAGGTTGCTGAACCTTGTATCTGTAACAGAGTAAATGGAGAATTCTATGTGCACTAGTCTTTGCTGCTTCATCTTCATGATCAAGATTGTTCTTTTGTGCCTTTATTTTGTTGTGATACTCTCATGCATAAGATTTCAGCTAGCTTACTACACTTTCCATGATTGCTATAAATTTGTAGGGTCATGTTTCTGCAGTTCTTTTTCAGTGAGAATTCAAGTATATTTGTTCTGACACCTCCATAACCAGCAAAGTTGAGCACATCTCACCAGGTAATATGTGACAAGAAAGGATTATTTTATTGATTGAATCATTGAATCACGAAAGAAAAACAATATAataggaaaaatattattttgtttgaTCTGATCATGAAAGAAAACATTCATTGTTTTTTTGTCTGCACTTACTTTGGAAAGCCAATGGTAGATTATGATTTATGATGATAATTCTTCTATGGCAAAATTAAATCCACGGTCTCTTAGAAATTTGATAGAATCAGATGGCAAATGTTGAGTCACTCAAGAAATTGCCATCATGCTCACTTCATGATATTTAAGAGCTATCTTGTATTGGCTATTTGATTAGTACATAGAACCATAAATTTAAGAgctattaagatttttttttttattatagataTGAAAAGTTACATTAATTCAATTACGACACCATTAAACCTCTTTGACACCAAAAATACCTTTCCTATTTGATACATTTGCACCTTTTACATTGGCAACTACATGATAGATCGttagtaatataatttttttattataaagataaaaaaaattcatcatattTGTTACTCTCTCATCACTTTCTTTCATTATATTatacaaattatttttataatatttttagattttttctttaaaaaagcctcatttttttattttctcatttgCTTTTTTTATCAAATATCCTAAATGCCCCTCGTCATCGTCATCGCTTCTTTCAGGTCAGCATTGTCGATCATTACTTCTAGCCCATTGCCCCTTCATGTTCTCACCTCATACTTTTCTGTGCCCCCACCCTCGACCCTTTTCGTCTTCATGTTGCCCTATATGCTCTTATCATCTAATTAGACTCACTTATTCTCATTCTTTTTTTCGTGTTCATATCACTTGACTTGTCATATTCCATAGAGAAGTTTTTTCATCGATATCTTCCTTCCAAAGCATATCGTTGAGAGTGCAGGTGGAGAAAAACGACAGAGGAGATAAGATCAAGGAAGAGAATACTATTACGAGGATGAAAGAAAGATATTGGAGAAGAAATAAGAGAAAATAGATGACAAAGTGAAGGGAAAATTAAGATATTAAAGAAAATGTGACAACGATTAGGAATTTAagatattaaagaaaaaaatactaAATGGGAAAATTAAAAACTATGATACCTTtaggaaaaattttaaaaaagattttttttcaaataaatcgTCCAATattctttatattttaatatgatataaaaatactaatttattttgaatatatttaTTAACCACGCTCCAGCTACAAAGGAATAAAATTATCGCATCGTGTCGTCAAGATTAGTGCACGTACACTcggtctctcttcttcctccgcttTGAAATCCTAAGATTCTTACTGTACTCGCCTACTCCGAAGGGCACGGTAAGTTCACAGGCAGGTGTTCGCGGGACCCGTTCTGTTTCTCCAATCACTTTACAGGTAGCCCTGCGGGTCTTAAAACATGGTGCTAGTTAATTATCCTGTGACGGTTTTTCCTCGAGTGGAAAAGGGTCCTCTTTCGACCTACTGGAGAGTCCTCTTAAATGTCCGAAATCCCCACTTCACCCCTAATTCGTTGTTGTTACCACCCGGAAGCGACTCGAAGGCCGCACGAGCGCAGAGGGCAGTTTTGTCCATTTAATTCAAGTTATCCGTGAGAGCCCCGTTGCCACCCTCCTTCCTTCGACTTCCCCGGTCGCTCCTCGctccaccgccgcctcctccttctcctccccctcctcctcctactcttcctTGTATTCTCCTTCTTATTTCCCCCATCGATATACTCCCCTTCCTTGGAGCGGATTGGCGATTTCTTCTTATTCGATCTTGCCGAGACATTCGATCGGTAGCCCCGCCCGACTTGGGATTCCTCGGAGATTGATCGGTCCTCGGAGTGATCTAGCGGAATGCGCTTTTTTTGAAGGAGTTTGTTTGCTCGTCGGCGGGTTCCGATCGCTTGAGCGGAAAATAATTGGAATTAGGGTTTCGACGGGGAAGATGCCGCGGAGCTCACGGCATAGATCTCACCGGTTGCACAAGCACTCGAGAGATCTGTCCGATTCCGAGGAGGACGGGAGTCCGCGGGAGAGGAGGATCAGGGAGGAGGAACCGACCGCGAGCTCTGGTGCTAGGGTTTCCAGAGACCCGGAGCCGGAGAAGCGGAGATCCTCGCACGAACATGCCGGGAAAGAGCTGGTGGTCACTAGCAATGGGGATGCCTCTGGGGAGCATGGGAAGAAGCGGAAAGAAAAGGCGGAGGAGGTGGCAGTTGCTGATCGATGGAATGGCGGTGAGGAGTGTGACCACAAGAGGTCGAAGTGTGAGGAATTTGGGCCCGTGGAGTTGGATAAGAGTTCAAGGTCTAAGCTTTTGACTGCTGATTCCAAGGTCAGGTCTAGCAGAAGGCATGATGGTTCAAATGAAAGAGATGAGAATTCTGGTGGGAAGAATGATTCGGCCAAGCACAAGTCTGAAAGAGGTGCAGATCGGAGGGAGAGCAGTAGTCAGTATAAGGATGGAAGGGCTAGGAACAGGATAGAGAAGGACACCATCAAGGACAGGGAGGTCCAAGATTCCAGGCATGACAAGTATGATGATAAGCATAGTAGAAAAAATGGTCCTAAGTCTGGTGGCAGCACAGAAGAACTCACTTCAAAGAAGTATACAACAAATAATGGTAAGGTAACCATAACATGTTAGTACTTGAGCTTTCTTATTAGGCTATTCCTTATGGCATCAATGAAATTGGCTTATCCATGAAAAACATGTTGTTTCACAGCTGCGACCAAAAGATGGTATTGTTTAAACTGTGTCAAGCTTAGTTCTGCATAAAATGGTTGAGCAAGTAGAAAAGTTTTATGCATCAATTCTTGCTTGGCAACATGACTGTGGTCTGAGTAGCTTGGGTCATTGATGGATGAGAAAAAATGGTTACAGCAATAGATCATGTTTCTTGAGCTTCTGCAACCATAAATGCTTTTTACTATAAGAGCATTTATGGCTTTTTACCATAAAAGCTTGTTTGTGGTAATTTCTGAAGAAAATTTCAAATGTTTCTATGACAACTTCTACTATAAGAGGACAGAAGAAATTTGACCAGAGCAAAATGAGGATCCCAATAAGAACTTGTTGGAATGATAGAGTTTACTAGGGGTACATCCAGGTTATAGTGGAGGATACAGAAGAAGAAAGACGGAAAGGCAAATATCACATGTCATGATATGATCATATTCTTGGGAGATTTTATATGACTGGTAAGAAGTGGTATCTTTGATTTTGTGGGTGGGTTTCTTGTTTAGATTTGAGTCATCTGAATGGTCTATTTTTAGGGTTTTTGATTTGTTCCACATTATAGGCGAACTGGAGGAGGAAGTGTcataaaaatatgaaaacaatTGGTGGTCTATCATAATAATATGATAATATGTTAAAAATTAGAGCCTGCACAGTCTAGAGTTGAATTGGCCATGGGAAAATAATTGGTTGTCTATCATAAGAATATGAAACTTTGATTCTAGAAAAGTATCTTAGAATGCAGAAAAAGTAGTTTCCTAAGATTTAGGTGGGTGGATGTCAAGTATTAGGTTGGTGGAAGTTTCTTTACTTCTGGTTTGGAAATTATCTTTGCCTGACTTTCGGTTTTGGACAGAGAGACAATTCACATAATCTGTAAACATCAGGAATTGATTCCAAAATGGGTTGGGAGGACAATGTGGAGTTTGTAATATTACGAGTTTGGAGTTGAAATGTTTTGGTTTGAATGGTGAGATGCATTATCTATTATCTTGATTGGTAGGTTTTTTGTTTTCAAGAAGTTTTAATGATAAACTGTTGTGTACATTGTGGCATTTTTGCACTTTATACTGGTACAAAAGCCTTGAGAATCACATTAATGAGCTTATTTAAGACTATGCATTGGAGCTAAAATGTAAACAAAGTATATTAGTTTATTTTATTGGGAAGGACAAATTCTAGGGAAAACTACCTCGATTAGTGGTGTTTCAACATTGTAATCCTACAATGCTTTTCCAACATTAATGAACTAGTTTGGAACTTAGTATTTCGTTTATGAACTACCACATTTTGGTTGTCTTTATTCTTCCACTACTTGCTCGATATGCAATATGTAACAAAATAAGGTATTTCATCTTTGAAGATTTTTGGATTGGCTTATCGGCTTGGGGAAGGCGTACAAGTGTTTGAGGGCTGTTGGATGGTTTTAAACAAAGCTTAATCTCCATGGTTTCACATTGCTGACTAGTTTCAGACTTCTATTTCATCACTGTTGGCTAGATAGAAAATTTTCTTGGCGGTGTGTCACATGGAATTGAAATGATTTGCATGATTGCATAGTGAAGTTGGTCATGAGATGTGTTATGTAGTTGCAATGGACAACATTCCGGAGTATACAGTGAATAGTGAAGTTCTTATATATTTGTACTTTTTGTTGCAAGTTATGCCATCTCATTTAGACCCTTATAAGTACATAGATGATTATTTATCTCATTCTAGTGATGTTCAGGATAATTCTGTAGAACTAGCCAAAACCCCTTCCTAAAAGGTACCTCTTTAGCACCTGTATGTAAGCCGGGACGACAGGGGGAAGTGCAAGTGGTTAATTGTCAACCAAATAGGCTTTGGTATTACCGTTTATAATACTTTGGTTTGTGGCCTGTAATGCTGGTGGATGATACGTCCAATCCTTTTAAGAGATTTAAAGACAACAACTTTTAGATTGGTTGCTCTCTTTGATCATATGGAGGTTGAAAGGCTGTCTTTTTCGTAAAGTTTGAATCATGTCATCAAGTAGACTAAAGTTGAAGTTTAATCATTACTTATTGGATAGTCATGCAAATCCATACAGTTTTCAGGTTTTCGTTCATTTAAAGTTCCaaatcttagttcatctaaatctttaTAACTTTTTAGAATACATTCTGGACATtctgattttgtttatcatgtgtcATATTTTTACTATTTTATCATATGTACCATTGGTTTGTTATACTATTTGTGTATCGTATGCTTGCTTTACTGGTGGTTTCTACTATGCTTTGCtgaattcattaatttgtttatttttaatcttttaccCATATGGTGACAGAAAGGCAAGAACAATATATCTTTCGCAGTGCTGAGACAGAGGAGCCTGAGAAACACCTAGGGAGAAGAGATGACTTTGAAGACAGAGAGAAATGGTTGGATGATAGTGGACATGCGGATGATAGGAGATTGTATTCTATGGATGATCGTAGTAAAAATAGAAGCTATAAAGATGAAAGGCATGAAGATGCTAAGTACAGAGGCAAATACAGGGATGACGATGACAGGGATCAGAAGCATCGTGATGACAAGTACCATGATGAGTGTCCAGATAAAGACCACACCAGCAATAGATCTGACAAATGGAACCTTAGAGATGAAAACAAACCTCTGGAGAGTCATTATAAAAGAATTAAACTTCAGGATGCTGATCATGATGCGACTTCCTATGTTGATGGCCATGAAACCAAGCTCAAAGATAACAGGGGAAGAAATAGATATTCTGATGAAAAGGATCACAGTGACCTAGAACCCAGAGGTGCAAAGGAACAACGTGAAGTTTTTCAGAAAAATGCATCGATTACCAGTCAAACTGGTTCACATTCTGATAAACCTAGGTCAGAGATTCAGCAACCAGAGAAGACTAATTCAAGTCCAAGAAATCACCGACTGAAAAGCTCCATTAGCTCAAGCACATGTGCTGCTAAAGATCTTAACAGGTGCTTTTTGTTTCCTGATCTCTACATTGCCACTTCAGTTATTCTTTTGAAACATAGTAACCATGGACAATTGGCTCTGCCATTGCACAACCTTTTCTGGATagtttatttaaataataattggTGAAACTAACATAAAAAGTCAGTATCACATATCATAAATTTTTAACCTTTAGAATTTGACATGCAAAGTCATTTGTAACTATATAGCACATGAGGGATTTGGAGTTACGCATTTGAAAATAAAGATTGTCAATATGTTTGAGCTGTACTTGTCTAAGTTGTCGGTACTATCAGCGAGATGTTTTGTTTTGCAAGTTCttgtttcattaaaaaaaaaaaaaaaagagatcaactTCATGGTACTATCTCACAGTTAATCTTATTTCGAACTTGTCTAGACAAGCTAATACCTCTGGAGATACATGCAGCTACCATATTGTAATAGTCAAGCATATAtcttttctataatattttttcttgcattttatattttctatttgggAATAGATACATGTAGTTGACATCTAATAGTTCGGACATTACAGCGTATTCTTGATGTTTATCTGCTCCTTATAATAGCTATGATCAGGTGATATATGGTAATCTGGTGGTTGCTATCCTGATTACGAGTTTCCTGGTGGTTAATGATTAATAGTTAATGTGCCTGTACCTGCTGAGTCAGACCTTGGCCTACACTTTTTCCAACCTGAACCAAGCATGAAACGTTAGTTCAAGAGCAGCCTCTGCctgctttttgcatgatttaccaTAGAAAATAAGGCTCAGTTCCTGGCAGGACTTGGGCTTATCCTACTTGGGCCTTTTGGGCTTAAGGGCATATGAGGGCAATAAAGCCAGACTAGCCTGGTGTGTTCTCCTTTAGATTTCCATGAAAATCTCTAGTATCCTGTGTTAATGATCTGGCTTTGTTTTCAGGAATATCTCAAAGATTGCAGAATCTGCACATAGTGAGTCAGCTCTTGAAGATAGACTTTACCCTAATGCAGCTTCTAAAGGAGATAGTTCCATTTCTTCTGGACTTCGTGACAAAATTTCTGCTACTAGATCGGGGAAGCAAACCCTAAAGGATGACATCCATTCTGGTGAACTTTTTGCAGAAGCTGCTGCTTCTTCAAAGTGCAATAGGACTCCGAGATCAGATGCCCATACGTCACCAAATCAGTTGAAGGGAAGATCTTCTTCAGCTATTATTAATCGTCGGTTTTCAGAAAGATCTCCTTTGAAGTATGAGAGATTTGCCAGGCAATGCGTTGATATTGAAATTGGGCAGAGGAGTAGTAGCTCCAAAGATGGAGACAGAGGAGAGTCGGCTTTGGAAAAGCCAATCATAAATGACATATCTCCTGCTGATGTCTGTGTTAGGGAGTCAACCCTTGGTTCATCATCTATTAATCGAAGTGATTATGTTTCTGACTGTTCATTTAACCACCTTCCCTCTCCATTGCCTGTGAGGTCTGGGGTTGACTATCCAGCAGTCTTGGACCCATATCAAGATGATGAGAGAGCTCAGAGTACCGACCGCAAATCTTCTAATCGTTATAAAAGGATGGATGATCTTGGATTCATAAGAGGGCATGGAAACGCATGGAAGGGTGCCCCAACTTGGCCCTTTCCAGTTACAAATGGTTTTGTTCCATTACAACATGGTCCACCTCCTGTATTTCATCCAGCCATGTCTCCGTTCCCAGCTCCACCTTTATTTGGTGTTCGACCACCTATTGATTTGACCCATGGTGGGGTTTCTTATCACATGCATGATGAGGCTGTGAGGTATTCTGGTCATTGCCAGCCATTTGGTTGGCACAATCCAGTCGATCAATTATCCCATCCTCACATGCAAATGTGGGATGGAAGCAGCGACATGTTTAAGGATGAATCCCAGACCTATGGGAGGCCAGAATGGGATGAAAATAGTCAGCTAAAGAGCAGTAGAGGTTGGGAAATGGGTTCTGATAGGTGGAACAAAGAAAGGGAATTGTTGAGACATTCTCTTACTGATGAACTAACCCAATCAAAATGTTTGCCTACTGGAAGCACTGGAGCAAAACAATCAAGTGATACACTGCCTGTCAAGAGTGCTGTTCAGTCTCCCCAAAAGGATGTAATTGAGAAGACACATGAGCCCTCAAATGTGCCAGGAGATAAAATATCCAACTGTTTCGTCAATTACTTTTCAAGAATAGATATCTCGCCAGCTCTTGCAGGTTCAGAATTGTACAAAAGGTGCAAATCCCAATTGAGAACGTTACAtgttaatgatgcatgcaattggACTACTTACAGAAGCATCCAGGTATTGAATATCTACATactaagaaaaaggaaaataaaattgattatttGGTTTTTTTTATTAGCTTATTACTGTTGATCTGCATTCTGTTTCAGACTAACAAAGAAGGCAGCATAGTGAAAATGAAGAGCGCAAATTCTATCTTGAACTCTTTCTTTCCATCTGCAAAAGATATTGTCTTCAAGGTATAGCTGCTTTAATGAAATTTCCTGCTTTATTTATTCGAAGATATGTATGGATAGCTATGGACAAAATAAATAATGCTTAAGATTATCTTCTCCACTAGCTTCTTTTGAGAAGAGATACTCCTtgaatttttgttctcttttcttaagtaccAACTTTGGCTTGGGTGCACATTGTGTATATGTATGGTGCTGGTTATGAGATTATATATTCGTACTAATACCCAAAGTTTGCTATCCAGGATTCCAGATTTAAATTCAGAGAGTCTCAAATCTATCAGTattgagatatctaagtattcaagTATATATCCAAGTCTTACACTTAGCTATATTTATACGAGGAAAGATGTTGCCTGATTGATTGTTCTATGTATAAAAGATATGTTAGCCTTTTCCtactcttccttttcttctctatatataaataatttttttatccagGAAATATGATTGCTCTCTAATATTTTGACTTGACTAAGTTTTGGTGCATCATATCCATTTCATGTAAACTTTTCATCCTCCAGCTTAAGTCCCATCCAAGACCATATACACAGTACAACATCTGTTTGGTAGGTCTATTTATTCAATGATAGGTGTTGCCTGATTGATTATTCTCTATACATAAGTGATGCACCTGTCCTTTCatgttcttttttatcttttctacaagtttTCTTTATCCAACAAATATGATTGATATGTAATACTGTGACTTGGTTAAGTTGCATCATGTCCAATTCATGCAAACTTGGCATCCTTGTCCACCTTAAGTCCAATCCAAAACTGTATCTATGGTACGTCCAGTTTGTACGAGACTCTTGGTATCTGCGTTTAACAGATTTGCTTACATATTTAGGAATTTTCTAATATCCTTATTTTATTAACATATCCCatatgaaataactaaaaagagtatTAGTATCAAGTCAGAAGTTAATAATATTGTCCTGTGTTCATGTACCATATTTGAACATTTGGGCTTCGTTTTAGCACATAGCCATGGCTGTATTCGACCCATTTTAAGCCCTATAAGAATTTAGTTCTTTCCAAATACTTGTACTTTAGGCTATACAAGAGTCAGCGTGACCCAGATTATTAATTAACTCTGATGGAAATTGTTGTGGCTGAAAATTGATCAGTTCTATTGTTCTCGTGGTTACAGAGGGCTATGTTCTTGTATCAGCAGCAAAATGGAAAGGCATACAGGAAACATCATGTACCGGCACCTGTATATTCTGAAGAAAAGGAGTCTCCACAAGCTTCTGCTAACCGGAAAGTACTGGGTGGTGCTAACTGTGCTTCCTTGG is from Musa acuminata AAA Group cultivar baxijiao chromosome BXJ3-8, Cavendish_Baxijiao_AAA, whole genome shotgun sequence and encodes:
- the LOC103996063 gene encoding uncharacterized protein LOC103996063 gives rise to the protein MPRSSRHRSHRLHKHSRDLSDSEEDGSPRERRIREEEPTASSGARVSRDPEPEKRRSSHEHAGKELVVTSNGDASGEHGKKRKEKAEEVAVADRWNGGEECDHKRSKCEEFGPVELDKSSRSKLLTADSKVRSSRRHDGSNERDENSGGKNDSAKHKSERGADRRESSSQYKDGRARNRIEKDTIKDREVQDSRHDKYDDKHSRKNGPKSGGSTEELTSKKYTTNNERQEQYIFRSAETEEPEKHLGRRDDFEDREKWLDDSGHADDRRLYSMDDRSKNRSYKDERHEDAKYRGKYRDDDDRDQKHRDDKYHDECPDKDHTSNRSDKWNLRDENKPLESHYKRIKLQDADHDATSYVDGHETKLKDNRGRNRYSDEKDHSDLEPRGAKEQREVFQKNASITSQTGSHSDKPRSEIQQPEKTNSSPRNHRLKSSISSSTCAAKDLNRNISKIAESAHSESALEDRLYPNAASKGDSSISSGLRDKISATRSGKQTLKDDIHSGELFAEAAASSKCNRTPRSDAHTSPNQLKGRSSSAIINRRFSERSPLKYERFARQCVDIEIGQRSSSSKDGDRGESALEKPIINDISPADVCVRESTLGSSSINRSDYVSDCSFNHLPSPLPVRSGVDYPAVLDPYQDDERAQSTDRKSSNRYKRMDDLGFIRGHGNAWKGAPTWPFPVTNGFVPLQHGPPPVFHPAMSPFPAPPLFGVRPPIDLTHGGVSYHMHDEAVRYSGHCQPFGWHNPVDQLSHPHMQMWDGSSDMFKDESQTYGRPEWDENSQLKSSRGWEMGSDRWNKERELLRHSLTDELTQSKCLPTGSTGAKQSSDTLPVKSAVQSPQKDVIEKTHEPSNVPGDKISNCFVNYFSRIDISPALAGSELYKRCKSQLRTLHVNDACNWTTYRSIQTNKEGSIVKMKSANSILNSFFPSAKDIVFKRAMFLYQQQNGKAYRKHHVPAPVYSEEKESPQASANRKVLGGANCASLEKTDADSTDHIKAGDITVVQDSDCPGDAKDQKSDFPCGPTVHGNSTQGCEVIAEECRMNVSRIHNVPENTH